From the genome of Nitratidesulfovibrio sp.:
CAACCTACGCCCGGCTGGGGGCGCTGTCCAGCCGGGGCGGGGCGTCGGGCAAAGGGGGCTGGCGGGGGCCGACGGGACAGGCGGGTGAGGGTGCCGGTTATCCGTGCAGTTGCAGGAACACCAGTTGGTCCAGCACGTCCAGCAGTTCCGCGTACAGGCCGCCGCTGGCCATGGGCGGGCCGAACAGGGCGGCGCGCTGTTCCTTCAGGCTCTGGCGCGAGACGGTTTCCGGAAAGGTCTTGGACAGGGTCATGGCCAGCCGTTCGGCCAGCAGGTAGCCGGTGACGCCCTTGTGGAACAGGGCCAGCCGGTCGAGGAAGTCCGCCTTGCGGGCGTTCCAGTAGGCTTCGGCGGGGGCGGTGGGCGGGGTGGACACGGCGGTGCACACCGCCGCGTGCAGGTTGTTCAGGTTGGCGCCGGGTATGCCCGCGCGCCAGCCGATGAGCCACGAATTGCGCCGGAAGAACAGGCAGTGGTTGATGCCAATGGTCACGATGTCGTCGAACAGCGCGCGGGCGCGCAGCAGGCCGTCGTCGTGCCAGCGGGCGGGCAGGGCGTCCAGTTCCCACGCGGGCACCAGCGGGTTTGCGGCGCGCAGGCCGCCGGGGGTGGCCGGGGCTGTCGGGCCATCGGTCAGGCGCTCCACCAGGTGCGCCAGCCACAGGTTGGCCTGGGGCGATTCCGGCGTTTCGAGGTGGGTGTAGCTGAGGGTGTAGCTGCCCGCGCCGTACCTGCCGTGCAGGATGCACGGCTGCCCGGCCAGAAAGGTGGGCCGCAGGCGGATGCCGTACAGGTCTTCCCACTCGGCGAAGGTGCCGGGGGGCAGGGTGTCCAGCGGCAGGTCGGCCACCCAGAAATCGTTGCCCGGCTCGGTGTAGCGGGCCAGTATTTCCACGTCGTGGCCGTCTTCCGGCGCGAAGCGGCCGGGCCACCACACCGGCAGGGCCGGTTCCGGCGGCAGGGTGCCGGGGGTCAGGGGGTGCCCCGCGCTGACCGTGGCGTGCACGTGGCCGGACACGAAATGCTGCATGCGGTCGGTGAACGACGCGCGCGACCACGGGCACAGCCCAAGGCCGTGTTCGCCGGTAAGGCCAAGGCCCGCGCCGCCGCAAAAGCCAAGGTAGCTGCCGCCCCCGGCCACGTAGTCGCGCACGGCCCGCATGCCCGCCTCGCCAAGGGCGTCGGCCTTGAGGCGGGCGGTGCCGCCGGGCACCAGCAGCAGGGCGGGGGGATTGCGGGAAAGCAGGCCGTCGGCTATCTCTTGCGCCCGCACCAGCCGGTACGGCAGGCCCATGCTCTCGGCCGCGCGCCAGGCCAGCAGCCCCCAGACGTGGGATTCGTCCCAAAGTATGTGAAGGGTTGACATCTCTCTGCCGCTCATTAGGGTGGGGAAGCCGTTTTACCGGGGGCATCGCCGGGCCTTGCCGCCAGGACGATCCGTCCGCGCGGCATGCCCGGCGCGGCGTTTCGCCAGCGCCCGGGTAACCGCCGCGCGCATCGCCCGCCGGTGCGGCACCCTACATCATCTTTTCCGGAGATTACAACATGTCGGATAACGCGCTGCCCAAGGGCTACGAGCCTCGGGACGTTGAATCCCGCTGGCGTGCCCACTGGGAGGGGAACAATACCTTCACCCCCGACCTGGACGCCCCCGGCGAACCCTTCTCCATCGTCATACCGCCGCCCAACGTCACCGGGGCCCTGCACATGGGCCACGCCCTCAACCTGACCATCCAGGACATCCTGTGCCGCCATGCCCGCCAGAAGGGCAAGAAGGTGTTGTGGGTGCCCGGCACCGACCACGCGGGCATCGCCACCCAGAACGTGGTGGAACGCGGGCTGGCCAAGGAAGGCAAGGGCCGCCACGATCTGGGCCGCGAGAAGTTCATCGAGCGGGTATGGGAATGGCGTGAGGAGTACGGCACGCGCATCCTGAACCAGATCCGCGCCATGGGCGCCTCCGTGGACTGGACGCGCGAGCGCTTCACCATGGACGAGGGCCTTTCGCGCGCGGTGCGTCAGGTGTTCGTGAAACTGTACGACGACGGCCTGATCTACAAGGGCGACTACATCATCAACTGGTGCAATCGCTGTCACACCGCCCTGGCCGACGACGAGGTGGATCACCTGCCGCGCAAGGACCACCTGTGGCAGTTGCGCTACCCGCTGGCTGACGGCAGCGGCGAGCTGGTCATCGCCACCACCCGCCCGGAAACCATGTTCGGCGACACCGCCGTGTGCGTGCACCCCGAGGACGAGCGCTACACCGCCTTCATCGGCAAGATGGTGAAGCTGCCCCTGACGGACCGCGAGATTCCGGTCATCGCCGACAACTACGTGGACCGCGAATTCGGCACCGGCGCGCTGAAGGTCACCCCCTCGCACGACCATAACGACTGGGAACTGGGGCACCGCCACAAGCTGGAATTCCTTCAGGTCATCGACGAGAACGGCGTGATGAACGAACACGCCGGGATCTACGCGGGCCTGACCAAGGAAGAATGCCGCAAGCGCGTGGTGGCCGACCTTGCCGCACAGGGCGTGCTGGTCAAGGAAGAGGAACTGGACCACAGCGTGGGCCATTGCTACCGCTGCAAGTCGGTCATCGAGCCGCACGTGTCCACCCAGTGGTTCGTGGCGGCCAGCAAGATGGCCCCCCGCGCCCGCGCCGCCGTGCCCGCCGCAACGCAGATATTTCCCGACAACTGGGAAAAGACCTACTACAACTGGCTGGACAACATCCGCGACTGGTGCATCAGCCGCCAGATATGGTGGGGCCACCGCATTCCCGCCTGGACCTGCGGCGACTGCGGCAAGCTCATCGTGGCCGTGGAGGCGCCGGAACGCTGCACCTGCGGTTCCGCCAGCCTTGCGCAGGACGAGGACGTGCTGGACACGTGGTTCTCGTCCGCGCTGTGGCCGTTCTCGACCATGGGGTGGCCGGATGACACCCGCGAACTGAAGACCTTCTACCCCACCTCGGTGCTGGTCACCGGCTTCGACATCCTGTTCTTCTGGGTGGCCCGCATGATGATGATGGGGCTGCACTTCATGGACGAGGTGCCGTTCCGCCACGTGTACATCCACGCCCTGGTGCGCGATGCCGAAGGCCGCAAGATGTCCAAGTCCACGGGCAACGTCATCGACCCGCTGGAAATGATCGACAAGTACGGCACCGACTCGCTGCGTTTCACTCTGGCGGCCTTCGCGGCCATGGGGCGCGACATCAAACTGAGCGAGGAACGCATCGAGGGCTACCGCCACTTCGTCAACAAGCTGTGGAACGCCGCGCGCTTCGCGCTGATGAACCTGCCCGACGACGAAGTGCCCGCCCCGGTGGACCTGGACACCGTGCAGGGGCTGCACCACCGCTGGATTCTGCACCGGTTGGAAGAGATGAAGGAATCCACCGACGCCGCCATCGTTGGCTACCGCTTCAACGATGCGGCGCAGGGGCTGTACCGGTTCATCTGGAACGAGTTCTGCGACTGGTACCTGGAACTCATAAAGCCAGATATGCAGGCCGGGGGCGAACGCAAGGCCGCGGCGCAGCACGTGCTGCTTACCGTGCTGCGCGAAACGCTGACCCTGCTGCACCCCATCATGCCGTTCATCACGTGCGAAATCTGGGCGGCCCTGCCCGGCAACGCGGGCACCGACCTTGCCGTGCAGCCCTTCCCCGCCGCGCGCCCCGGCTGCGTGAAAGCCGAAGACGCCGCGCGCATGGAACTGGTGCAGGGCGTCATCGGCGCGGTGCGCACCATCCGGGCGGAATTGAACATCGCCCCCTCGCTGCGCCTGACCGCGCTGGTGCGCACGGCCAACGAGCACGACCGGCAGGTGCTGGAAGAAAACCGCCAGATGCTGCTGGTGCTGGCCCGGCTGGAAAACGCCGAGTTCGGCCCGGCCATCGAGGCACCACGGGCTTCGGCCAGCAACGTGGTGTGCGGCAACGAGGTCATCGTGCCGCTGACCGGCGCCGTGGACTTCGAGGCGGAGCTTGCCCGCCTGGACAAGGAGCTGGGCAAGATCGAGAAGGATCTGGTGCAGGTGAACAAGAAGCTGGCCAACGAGAGCTTCGTGGACAAGGCCCCCGCCGAGGTGGTGGCCAAGGAACGCGCCCGCGCCAGTGAACTGGCCGACGCCAAGGCCAAGCTGGAGGCGTTGCAGCAACGGTTCCGCGAGGCCATCGCGTAAGGGGCCGTCGTGCTGCCCGCACTGTCCGGTCGGGCCGTGCGGGAGATGGATATGCAGACGCCGCGCCGGGTAACCGGCGCGGCGTTTTCGCGTGCATGGGGGGACAGCGGGGCGGAGGCGATGGGCAGCTAGTTTTCCGCGAGGGCGCCCGGAATTTCCGCGCAGGGGCAACCTTCACCGTACAGGAATTCCATCAGCAACCTGCCGTTGCGTTGCACGATGCGGATGCAGGAAAGGTTGGCGTCGGTGCTGCGGATGAGCACCAGCTTGCCGATCTGCTCGTTGGAAAGATCCGTGATATCGCGGTACTTGCAGGTGCACTGCATGGTTACCTCCGGGGCTATCTCGTGGTTGCCGTGCTCATGGTGTACCGGCAGGCAGCGTCGAGAATCGCCATGTTCGTGTTGTCCGGATCGTTGAGGAAAAAGTCTGTCTCCACAGATACATAACGGTCAATGAATGCGTTTAGATGCCCCTGTGCGCGGGCCTGTTCATACTGGGCCGGGGAGAACTGGCCGAACAGTGCTTCAGGCAGGTGCTCGGCCATGCGCGAGATGAATTGCGCTCGGGTATCCGTTGTCAGCTTCATGTACCGGTCGCGACAGGCGGTGTAGTTGCGCTGTGCTGGCGGAACCGCCTCCTGGGCATCGACGGGCTTGGCGATGCCGTTGGCCAGCGCTTCGCGGGTCAGGCTGGGGGGGCCGATCCGCCCGTCGGACAGCACGGGCACATCGAAGGCGATGTACCCGATGACCAGGGGGCGCTCGAAGGTTTCGCGCAGGGCCACGCTACGCGATGTCGCCAACTGGAACGCTACCGCCCCGCGCGGCATTGCGGCGGACTTTGCCAGGGCCGCGTTGACCTTGTCCGTCAGGGCCGTGAATTGCCCGTCCCCGGTGCTGCCTGCGGCCTGGGGAGCCGCACTGGCATCGGCATCCTGTGTCTTTCCTGCCGCCAGCGCGCCGCCGAAGCTGCCATCGCTCTGGATGCCCACGTCCACGGCACCCGTCAGGTAGACCCGGTTCACCACGCGCAGATATATCGGAGTGGGGAGATGGGCCTGCACAAGGTAGCGTAAGCTTGCCTGCACGTCGCGGCGGCTTGCCCAGTTACGCAGGATGTCGTCCATGGATTGCAGTTGCAGACCGTAGGTGAAGGCGTCCTTGATGATGACCTGTCCGCTGGCCTTGCTGCCCGCGAGAAGGCCGAGCGCTACGGGCAACCCGCTGATGGGCACTGCAAGGTCCAGCTTGCCGCCCGCATCCACCGAGAAGCTGTAGGCAGGAAAGAAGGCCAAGGGCAGGGTGGCATTGGCGAACCCTTCGGCCAGCGCGTCGGCCCGCGCGGACAGCGTGTCGGGCGGTATTGCGCCGCTACCGCCGGAATCTGCGGGTTGCGTTGCGGTGGAGGCAGGTTTGACGGCAGGTATGGCTTCCGCGCCGCCCCTGCGTGGCACGGGGTGAGGCACATTGGCGAATGGATGGGCGAGGAATGTGGGTACATATCCCATGGAGTAGTGCAGGCGGATGAGATAAGGATTAAGGCGCTGGTACGACTGGTCCAGCGGCAGGTAGCCTTTGGTTTTGTACTCCCTGGCCTGTTGGGGCAGGGGCTGGGTGACCAGGAACACGTCTCCCGGTTCCAGGTCCTCACGCGGCGGGTAGACCGGTATGACCTGGCTTGCGCGGATGGTCATGCACCAGTCGCTGGCCACCGATTCCATCTGCCTGTACCGCGCGTGGTTGCACCCGGCCGTCAGCAGGGCCAACCCGAGCAACAACCCGCACCATAATCTGTGCCGCATGGTGTCCTCCTTGGTCAGAAAGGGGGACGCCGGTCCTTTTCCGGCATCTACGTGTTGATTCGCATGGCGAATATCGTCTTGCAATTAGAAAGTGGGCGTGGGGAAAGATCCCTTGGCCATCTGCCTGCCACCCCGGACTTTTCCGCAATATCTCGCACTACCGAAGGATTTCGAGGCCCCCCTATGACCGACACCGCTCCCCTGCATCTCGTTGCCCCGTGCGGGCTGGACTGTTCGCGTTGCGTGAACTGTAGCGAAGGCCAGGTGGCTGCCCATGCCAGGACCATCCGCGACATCCTTGGCCCCAACTTCGGTCCGTTTGCCGAACGGCTTGCGGCCATGAACCCGGCCCTGGCCGAGTACCCGGCCTTTGCCCGCGTGCTGGACGCGCTGGCGGAAGGCACCTGTCCCGGCTGCAAGACCGAGCGCCGCACCTGTCTGCCCACCTGCAAGGTGGCCGGGTGCGCCGCCGCGCGCGGGCTGGACTTTTGCGCCGACTGTGCGGATTACCCCTGCGCCGACACCGGCCTGCCGCCCCGGCTGGAGCAGAAGTGGCGCGCCAGCAACGACCACATCCGCGAGGCGGGGCGCGACGCCTTTCTGCACGCCCTTGCCGAAACGCCCCGCTACCTGTAGGCTGCGGCGGTCGAAAAAGCCCGGCACACGCCCTGCGTTACGTTCGGTCTGAACGGGCGGCAGGGCTGGCTGCGACCAATGGCCAACGCGGCGTCCATTCGGGCGGTCGGTGCGCCATGCCAGCGTTCGTGCCCCGTATTGTCCAAATACACAGACGCAATTCCGTGCAGGTTCGCGCCCCATGCGCGCCCACGCGCGGCGCGACACATACCGGAGGAAGGATGAAGGTCTATCTCATCGGCGCGGGACCCGGCGACCCCGGCCTGCTCACGCTCAAGGGCAAGCGCATCCTCGAATCGGCGGACGTCATCGTCTACGACTACCTCGCCAACGACGCGTTTCTCGCCTACGCCAAGCCCGGCGCGGAAATCATCTACGTGGGCAAGAAGGGCGGCGACCACACCCTGACGCAGGACGGCATCAACCGCCTGATCGTGGACAAGGCCAAGGAAGGCAAGACCGTGGCCCGCCTGAAGGGCGGCGACCCGTACATGTTCGGGCGCGGCGGCGAAGAGGCCGAAGAACTTCTGGACGCGGGTGTTCCCTTCGAGGAAGTGCCCGGCGTCACCAGCGCCGTGGCCGGCCCCGCCTACGCGGGCATTCCGCTGACGCACCGCGCCTATTCCTCGTCCGTGTCGTTCATCACCGGGCACGAAGACCCCACCAAGCCCGGCTCGGTGCACAACTGGAAGGCCCTGGCCGACAGCGCCAGCACCCTGGTCTTCTTCATGGGCATGAAGAACCTGCCCGAAATTTCGCGCAAGCTCATCGAGGCGGGCATGTCGCCGGAAACCCCGGCGGCCCTGGTGCACTGGGGCACCACCGCCCGCCACCGCAGCCTTGTGGCCACCATCGCCACCCTGCCGGTAGAAGGGCCGAAGCACGGCTTCACCAATCCGTCGCTCATCGTGGTGGGCGGCGTGGTCAACCTGCACGACCGGCTGAACTGGTTCGAGCAGAAGCCCCTGCTGGGCAAGGGCGTGGTGGTCACCCGCGCCCGCGAGCAGGCCAGCGGCCTGGCCGAAGCCCTGCGCGAACTGGGCGCCGACGTGGTGCAGTTTCCCACCATCGAGATCATTCCCCTTGCCGACTACGCCCCGGTGGACGCGGCCATCCGCGATCTGCCCGGCTATGACTGGGTGGTGTTCACCTCGGTCAACGGCGTGAAGCACTTCTGGAACCGCCTTGCCGCGTGCGGGCAGGATTCGCGCGCGCTGGCCGGTCGCAAGGTGGCCGCCATCGGCCCCGCAACCGCCGACGTGCTGCGGACAAAGGGCATCGAGCCGGACTTCATCCCCGAAAAGTACGTGGCCGAAGGCGTGGTGGACGGTATGCTGGCGCGCGGCATGGGCGGCCAGCGCGTGCTGTTGCCCCGCGCCCGCGAGGCGCGCGAGGTGCTGCCCGACGAACTGCGCAAGGCCGGGGCCGTGGTAGACGTGCTGCCAGTGTACGAAACCGTGCCCAGCACCGCCCGCAAGGACGACGTGCTGGCCCGCATGCAGGAAGGGCGCATCCATTGCGTCACCTTCGGCTCGTCGTCCACGGTGGACAACTTCTTCTCGCTGGTGCCCGTGGACATGGTGAAGGCCCACCCCGAGGTGAAGCTGGCCTGCATCGGTCCCGTTACCCGCAAGACGCTGGAAGGCTACGGCCTGACCTGCCACATCCAGCCGGAGGACTTCACCATCCCCGCGCTGGTTGACGAGTTGGTCAGGCGTCTGCCCGAGATGTAGGGCTGTCCCTAAATTGTCCTTTCGCCCGTTGGCGTCGTCAAACTTCGCCTGCCATGGCTCTGCTGTCCTTATCCGTAAGACTCGCGCTACGCGCTTGCCTAACGGCTAAGGCTCGGTCGAATACGAGAAGAGCGCGCTGCGGTCCTCATCCGTAAGATTCGCTTTGCTCACCTAACGGCTGAGGCATACTCCCTCATGGCAGGCTTGTTTTCCTTGCCAACGAACGAAAATCCTAATTTAGAGACAGCCCTTGGCCGCGCCAGGCGTCACGGCGTGGAATTATGGCTCAGCAGTTAGCTTTGGTCCGGTGCCGGACCGTGCGCCAGTGCGACGGTATTTGACAGGCGGAACGTCCCGTGTTGTGAGGAATGCGTGACCGGAGTGATCCGGTCCGCAATCCCGCCCGGCCCCGTGCCGGGCGCGGCATCCTTACGGACATTCAAGGAAGGGACACCGCATGGGCACCGTACGAGCCGTCTGTATCAGCGAGCGGAAAGGTGAACGCAAGCGGGTGGTGGATGCCATCACCCTGCGCGAGGACTACGGCGTGGAAGAAGACGTCCACGCGGGCAGCGGCAGGCAGGTCAGTCTGCTGGCCGTGGAAAGCGTGGACATCATGCGCCCGCGCATGCCGGAACTGGCGGCGGGCGATTTTGCGGAAAACATCCTGGTGGAAGGATTGCCCCTGACCCGCTGCACGGTGGGCGACCGGCTGACCGCCGGGCCGGACATCCTTCTGGAAATCACCCAGATCGGCAAGACCTGTCATTCCAAGTGCAACATCCACAAGACCGTGGGCTTCTGCATCATGCCCACCGAAGGGGTGTTTGCCAGGGTGCTGCGCGGCGGTGTGCTGCGGGCCGGGGATGCCATCGACATGACGGAAGGGTAGCCCTTCTGCGGGCGCGCCCATCCCGCCCGACGACAACCCCCGACAACCCCGTGTAGGGAGTTCCATGACGCTGCAACTGGCCGTGCTGGCCTCCGGCAACGGGTCGAACCTTCAGGCCATTCTGGACCGCATCGCCAGCGGCGCGCTGGACGCCAGGGTGTGCCTTGTGCTGTGCAACAAGCCGGAGGCCCGCGCCCTGGAACGTGCCCGCGCGGCGGGGGTTGCGCATCTGGCCCTTTCTCCGGCGGATCATCCGGACCGGGAGGCCTTTGATGCGGCCATGGTGGCGGCCATCCGCGCCCACGGGGCGGACGCCGTGGCGCTGGCCGGGTACATGCGGCTGCTCACGCCGGGGTTTCTGGCGGCG
Proteins encoded in this window:
- a CDS encoding BPL-N domain-containing protein, with amino-acid sequence MSTLHILWDESHVWGLLAWRAAESMGLPYRLVRAQEIADGLLSRNPPALLLVPGGTARLKADALGEAGMRAVRDYVAGGGSYLGFCGGAGLGLTGEHGLGLCPWSRASFTDRMQHFVSGHVHATVSAGHPLTPGTLPPEPALPVWWPGRFAPEDGHDVEILARYTEPGNDFWVADLPLDTLPPGTFAEWEDLYGIRLRPTFLAGQPCILHGRYGAGSYTLSYTHLETPESPQANLWLAHLVERLTDGPTAPATPGGLRAANPLVPAWELDALPARWHDDGLLRARALFDDIVTIGINHCLFFRRNSWLIGWRAGIPGANLNNLHAAVCTAVSTPPTAPAEAYWNARKADFLDRLALFHKGVTGYLLAERLAMTLSKTFPETVSRQSLKEQRAALFGPPMASGGLYAELLDVLDQLVFLQLHG
- a CDS encoding valine--tRNA ligase — its product is MSDNALPKGYEPRDVESRWRAHWEGNNTFTPDLDAPGEPFSIVIPPPNVTGALHMGHALNLTIQDILCRHARQKGKKVLWVPGTDHAGIATQNVVERGLAKEGKGRHDLGREKFIERVWEWREEYGTRILNQIRAMGASVDWTRERFTMDEGLSRAVRQVFVKLYDDGLIYKGDYIINWCNRCHTALADDEVDHLPRKDHLWQLRYPLADGSGELVIATTRPETMFGDTAVCVHPEDERYTAFIGKMVKLPLTDREIPVIADNYVDREFGTGALKVTPSHDHNDWELGHRHKLEFLQVIDENGVMNEHAGIYAGLTKEECRKRVVADLAAQGVLVKEEELDHSVGHCYRCKSVIEPHVSTQWFVAASKMAPRARAAVPAATQIFPDNWEKTYYNWLDNIRDWCISRQIWWGHRIPAWTCGDCGKLIVAVEAPERCTCGSASLAQDEDVLDTWFSSALWPFSTMGWPDDTRELKTFYPTSVLVTGFDILFFWVARMMMMGLHFMDEVPFRHVYIHALVRDAEGRKMSKSTGNVIDPLEMIDKYGTDSLRFTLAAFAAMGRDIKLSEERIEGYRHFVNKLWNAARFALMNLPDDEVPAPVDLDTVQGLHHRWILHRLEEMKESTDAAIVGYRFNDAAQGLYRFIWNEFCDWYLELIKPDMQAGGERKAAAQHVLLTVLRETLTLLHPIMPFITCEIWAALPGNAGTDLAVQPFPAARPGCVKAEDAARMELVQGVIGAVRTIRAELNIAPSLRLTALVRTANEHDRQVLEENRQMLLVLARLENAEFGPAIEAPRASASNVVCGNEVIVPLTGAVDFEAELARLDKELGKIEKDLVQVNKKLANESFVDKAPAEVVAKERARASELADAKAKLEALQQRFREAIA
- a CDS encoding DUF3795 domain-containing protein, with amino-acid sequence MTDTAPLHLVAPCGLDCSRCVNCSEGQVAAHARTIRDILGPNFGPFAERLAAMNPALAEYPAFARVLDALAEGTCPGCKTERRTCLPTCKVAGCAAARGLDFCADCADYPCADTGLPPRLEQKWRASNDHIREAGRDAFLHALAETPRYL
- the cobA gene encoding uroporphyrinogen-III C-methyltransferase codes for the protein MKVYLIGAGPGDPGLLTLKGKRILESADVIVYDYLANDAFLAYAKPGAEIIYVGKKGGDHTLTQDGINRLIVDKAKEGKTVARLKGGDPYMFGRGGEEAEELLDAGVPFEEVPGVTSAVAGPAYAGIPLTHRAYSSSVSFITGHEDPTKPGSVHNWKALADSASTLVFFMGMKNLPEISRKLIEAGMSPETPAALVHWGTTARHRSLVATIATLPVEGPKHGFTNPSLIVVGGVVNLHDRLNWFEQKPLLGKGVVVTRAREQASGLAEALRELGADVVQFPTIEIIPLADYAPVDAAIRDLPGYDWVVFTSVNGVKHFWNRLAACGQDSRALAGRKVAAIGPATADVLRTKGIEPDFIPEKYVAEGVVDGMLARGMGGQRVLLPRAREAREVLPDELRKAGAVVDVLPVYETVPSTARKDDVLARMQEGRIHCVTFGSSSTVDNFFSLVPVDMVKAHPEVKLACIGPVTRKTLEGYGLTCHIQPEDFTIPALVDELVRRLPEM
- a CDS encoding MOSC domain-containing protein, with the translated sequence MGTVRAVCISERKGERKRVVDAITLREDYGVEEDVHAGSGRQVSLLAVESVDIMRPRMPELAAGDFAENILVEGLPLTRCTVGDRLTAGPDILLEITQIGKTCHSKCNIHKTVGFCIMPTEGVFARVLRGGVLRAGDAIDMTEG